In the Gymnogyps californianus isolate 813 chromosome 3, ASM1813914v2, whole genome shotgun sequence genome, one interval contains:
- the TPBG gene encoding trophoblast glycoprotein, producing the protein MERLRSAASGAAGRVGRRRRELEAGENLFLGGFPRAASGPGPPGRATCRRRGTRASGAAPPRRCPLPFLPCRRSRCGKAERSQPRRGSASPGRRGCPERASAPAGAAPRLAAQSRRRPEGKVVCGAGPGAMPGRGALCLGLLLHVLLGCRSAQQPDSCLSLCECSEPAKTVKCVNRNLTAVPPDLPSYVRNLFITGNRLARLPAGAFPAQRLPDLSALNLSGNHLRAVEAGALAALPALRQLDLSGNPLVSLSPQAFGEGGSPLEELALRGALRDHSVLLSLATMLQSGALRNLSRLELADNGLLLVPASMFTALLALRQLDLSNSSLVGLRNVSFQGLGGLQSLNLSDNSLGVLRNGTLAQFRSLPALRRVGLGRNAWVCDCAVEDLVAWLKESDQVEGKEALTCAYPDKMLGKALLKINGSDLNCSVPVDLPSQLQTSYVFLGIVLALIGAIFLLVLYLNRKGIKKWMHNIRDACRDHMEGYHYRYEINADPRLTNLSSNSDV; encoded by the exons ATGGAGCGACTCCGCTCGGCGGCAAG CGGAGCCGCCGGCCGGGTGGGAAGGCGGCGGCGTGAGCTGGAAGCCGGGGAAAACTTGTTCCTCGGCGGCTTCCCCCGCGCTGCctcggggccggggccgccggggcGAGCCACGTGTCGGCGGCGGGGGACGCGGGCGAGCGgagccgcgccgccccgccgctgccctctccctttcctcccctgccGCAGGTCTCGCTGCGGGAAAGCGGAAAGGAGCCAGCCCCGGAGGGGAAGCGCCAGCCCCGGGAGAAGGGGCTGCCCGGAGCGGGCAAGCGCCCCGGCGGGAGCCGCCCCGCGCCTCGCCGCCCAGAGCCGAAGGCGCCCGGAGGGGAAAGTTGTgtgcggggccgggccgggcgcgaTGCCGGGGCGCGGCGCgctctgcctggggctgctgctgcacgTCCTGCTGGGCTGCCGCTCGGCGCAGCAGCCCGAcagctgcctgtccctctgcGAGTGCTCGGAGCCGGCCAAGACGGTGAAGTGCGTGAACAGGAACCTGACGGCGGTGCCGCCCGACCTGCCCTCCTACGTGCGCAACCTCTTCATCACCGGCAACCGCCTGGCCCGCCTGCCGGCCGGCGCCTTCCCCGCCCAGCGCCTGCCCGACCTCAGCGCCCTCAACCTCAGCGGCAACCACCTGCGGGCCGTGGAGGCCGGTGCCCTcgccgccctgcccgccctgcgGCAGCTGGACCTCAGCGGCAACCCTCTGGTCTCCCTCAGCCCTCAGGCGTTCGGGGAGGGCGGCAGCCCGCTGGAGGAGCTGGCCCTCCGCGGGGCCCTGCGTGACCACAGCGTCCTCCTCAGCCTGGCCACCATGCTGCAGTCCGGGGCCCTGCGCAACCTCAGCCGCCTGGAGCTGGCTGACAAcgggctgctgctggtgcccgCCAGCATGTTCACGGCCCTGCTTGCCCTGCGGCAACTGGACCTCAGCAACAGCTCCCTGGTGGGCCTGCGAAACGTCTCCTTCCAGGGGCTGGGCGGGCTGCAGAGTCTCAACCTCAGCGACAACTCCCTGGGCGTCCTGAGGAACGGCACCCTGGCCCAGTTCcgcagcctgcctgccctccGGCGCGTCGGCCTGGGCCGCAACGCCTGGGTCTGCGACTGTGCTGTCGAGGACCTGGTGGCCTGGCTCAAGGAGAGCGACCAGGTGGAGGGCAAAGAAGCCCTGACCTGCGCCTACCCTGACAAGATGCTGGGCAAAGCCCTGCTGAAGATCAACGGCTCGGACCTGAACTGCTCCGTGCCCGTAGACCTGCCTTCCCAGTTACAGACTTCGTACGTCTTCCTGGGGATAGTCTTGGCTCTCATCGGGGCCATTTTCCTCCTGGTTTTGTACTTGAACCGAAAAGGAATCAAAAAGTGGATGCACAACATCAGAGATGCCTGTAGGGATCACATGGAGGGTTACCACTACAGATACGAGATCAATGCAGACCCCAGGTTAACAAACCTCAGCTCCAATTCGGATGTCTGA